The following are from one region of the Pseudodesulfovibrio piezophilus C1TLV30 genome:
- a CDS encoding DMT family transporter: MTTSQGSARAFLALLAGVTLWASSFVALKIAFKHFDPMVVIFGRMFIASLCFLTVFKSLRHIDYQKGDWKRLLFMGVCEPGFYFVFEAMALSHTDASQAGMICALLPLLVAVAARFVLGERISRRTLTGFTLAIIGACTLSMAAETTSTASNPALGNFLEFMAMICATGYMITLKGLTPRYNPWFLTMIQAFIGSLFYFPLLFIPSTTLPTEFAIPGVLAIFYLGIFVTIAAYGLYNYGMSKTTANQASAFINLIPVITLFFGWFFLGERLNMVQYAASALVIAGVSISQGRRRKS, from the coding sequence GTGACGACATCACAAGGATCAGCCCGGGCCTTTCTCGCTCTTCTAGCCGGAGTAACCCTCTGGGCCAGCTCATTCGTGGCCTTGAAAATAGCTTTCAAGCATTTTGACCCAATGGTCGTGATTTTCGGAAGGATGTTCATCGCATCCCTCTGCTTTCTCACTGTTTTCAAATCCCTCAGACATATTGACTACCAGAAAGGAGACTGGAAACGCCTTTTGTTCATGGGAGTCTGCGAACCCGGATTCTATTTTGTTTTTGAAGCCATGGCCCTTTCACACACCGACGCTTCCCAGGCCGGAATGATTTGTGCGCTCCTCCCTCTCCTGGTTGCTGTCGCTGCCCGGTTTGTACTTGGAGAACGAATCTCACGCCGCACCCTCACCGGCTTTACTCTCGCAATTATAGGGGCATGCACCCTCTCCATGGCGGCCGAGACCACAAGCACAGCATCAAACCCCGCGTTGGGTAATTTCCTCGAGTTCATGGCCATGATTTGTGCGACTGGCTATATGATCACACTGAAGGGGTTAACCCCACGCTATAATCCCTGGTTCCTGACCATGATTCAAGCATTTATCGGATCGCTCTTCTACTTTCCGCTTCTGTTTATCCCCAGCACAACGCTCCCTACGGAGTTTGCAATCCCCGGTGTTCTCGCGATCTTCTATTTGGGTATTTTTGTCACTATCGCAGCTTATGGACTCTACAATTACGGTATGTCCAAAACCACGGCAAATCAGGCATCAGCCTTCATCAATCTCATCCCAGTCATCACACTCTTCTTCGGCTGGTTCTTCCTTGGTGAGAGACTCAATATGGTTCAGTACGCTGCCTCAGCTCTGGTCATAGCCGGTGTCTCTATCAGCCAGGGCCGACGAAGAA
- the yjgA gene encoding ribosome biogenesis factor YjgA yields MKKKQKRDLYAPEEFDEVNDAPSRSQLKRDMHELQQLGEDLAALGDRVVKESDLPGDVEKALLLIKKITKHEARRRHMQYVGKLMRTFDTTQVREIVEAAKQGHDVRTAEFHRIEVMRDRLIGGDDDFLQELFDQHPEQGQRIRQLVLSARREKLKGKPPKDARALFKLLRLLPSSEEI; encoded by the coding sequence ATGAAAAAGAAACAAAAACGCGACCTCTATGCCCCGGAAGAGTTCGATGAGGTGAACGATGCACCCAGTCGATCTCAGCTCAAACGGGATATGCATGAACTCCAGCAGCTGGGCGAAGACCTGGCCGCGCTGGGCGACCGTGTCGTCAAGGAATCCGACCTTCCCGGTGATGTTGAAAAGGCATTGCTGCTCATCAAGAAAATAACCAAACATGAAGCCCGCCGCAGGCATATGCAATATGTCGGCAAACTGATGAGAACATTCGACACCACACAAGTTCGTGAAATTGTCGAAGCTGCCAAGCAGGGGCACGATGTCAGGACCGCTGAATTTCATCGTATCGAAGTCATGCGAGACCGTCTCATCGGAGGAGATGACGATTTCTTGCAGGAGCTTTTCGACCAGCACCCAGAACAAGGACAAAGGATACGCCAGCTCGTCCTGAGCGCTCGCCGTGAGAAGCTCAAAGGCAAACCGCCCAAAGATGCGCGAGCCTTGTTCAAGCTGCTAAGACTCCTCCCTTCTTCTGAAGAAATATAG
- a CDS encoding ABC-type transport auxiliary lipoprotein family protein, whose product MMKKYTTLFFLIATLSMSACVKLGGEPIEKRYYRITPARTETPPEAQCGKILKIRRLSVSDIYNTRELVYQMSDGRIESDFYNMLFVAPGNMLTSELRKWLAQSGHFANVIEPGSMVIPDLTLEGVVNSLYGDYSTEPPNAVIAMQFFLVDESTPNNEIVFSSSYRQRIPLDKSAPDELVQGMTKGIQIIFTELELDLAKTVQN is encoded by the coding sequence ATGATGAAAAAATACACCACCCTCTTCTTTCTCATAGCGACCTTGAGCATGAGCGCCTGTGTCAAACTCGGCGGAGAACCGATCGAAAAACGCTATTACCGCATAACTCCGGCCCGTACAGAAACCCCACCTGAAGCGCAGTGCGGAAAAATATTGAAAATCCGTCGACTCTCAGTTTCCGATATCTACAATACTCGTGAATTGGTTTATCAGATGAGCGACGGACGTATTGAATCCGATTTCTACAACATGCTCTTTGTGGCACCTGGCAACATGTTGACCTCGGAACTCCGTAAATGGCTGGCGCAGAGTGGTCATTTTGCCAATGTGATAGAGCCTGGGAGTATGGTTATACCCGACCTGACCCTTGAAGGAGTCGTCAATTCCCTATACGGAGATTACTCAACCGAGCCCCCGAATGCGGTGATTGCCATGCAGTTTTTCCTGGTGGATGAATCAACACCCAACAATGAGATTGTCTTTTCATCAAGTTACAGGCAACGTATTCCGCTCGACAAGTCCGCCCCCGATGAATTGGTCCAGGGGATGACCAAAGGCATCCAGATCATTTTTACCGAACTTGAACTGGATCTGGCCAAAACCGTCCAAAACTGA
- a CDS encoding MlaD family protein — MIRKQDSFKLGAFIIVGTCLLVAIVIVLGAGRYFETSYSVESYFNESVNGLEIGSPVKLRGVRIGRVSDIDFVTNIYPQASEHDIRYVMVRCDINPDLFRDMSFEEFKKSIRKEEKQGLRVRPTSLGLTGQLFLNFVYVDPLSNPPLQVYWQPKEAYIPAIPSTLSRIEGAVTTISKTLKGIRQEDITSIISDVKSIVNTLDRFMRTKDGKKAGDRMLTILDQTRTLLSRTNELLASPDADHIIPHAASAMAGVDRIINESSDDLIAAGAEANKAMASFKHAADVLERTLSDPRMDKALSNAAPTLENITMASAELGAAVTKIHALVNRLNGVMAAEEPNIHAILQDTREVMQNIKELSGDAKRYPSGIFFGKPPSKSSPESK, encoded by the coding sequence ATGATACGAAAACAAGACTCTTTCAAACTTGGCGCTTTCATTATTGTCGGCACATGTCTGCTGGTAGCCATTGTCATCGTTCTGGGAGCTGGCAGATACTTTGAGACAAGCTATTCAGTGGAAAGTTACTTTAATGAGTCAGTCAACGGACTGGAAATAGGATCACCTGTCAAACTGAGAGGAGTGCGCATCGGCCGGGTTTCCGACATTGATTTCGTGACCAACATCTATCCACAGGCTAGCGAGCACGATATTCGATACGTGATGGTACGTTGCGATATCAACCCGGATTTATTCCGAGACATGAGCTTTGAAGAGTTCAAAAAATCCATACGCAAAGAAGAAAAGCAGGGCCTTCGAGTTCGTCCCACTTCCCTCGGATTGACGGGGCAGCTCTTCCTCAACTTCGTCTATGTGGACCCACTATCCAACCCTCCCCTCCAGGTATACTGGCAACCCAAAGAAGCCTATATTCCGGCAATTCCAAGTACCCTGAGTCGAATAGAAGGAGCAGTTACCACTATATCTAAGACACTGAAGGGGATTCGTCAGGAAGATATCACCAGTATTATCAGTGACGTCAAATCCATCGTCAATACTCTCGACCGTTTCATGCGCACCAAGGACGGCAAAAAAGCGGGCGACAGGATGCTGACAATTCTCGACCAGACACGTACCCTTCTTTCCAGAACAAATGAATTGCTGGCTTCCCCGGACGCAGATCATATCATCCCCCACGCGGCGAGCGCCATGGCCGGGGTGGATAGGATAATCAACGAATCTTCCGATGACTTGATAGCTGCGGGCGCAGAGGCGAACAAGGCCATGGCGAGCTTCAAACATGCTGCTGATGTCCTCGAAAGAACTCTCTCTGACCCACGTATGGACAAAGCTCTTTCCAACGCTGCCCCGACCCTGGAGAACATCACCATGGCATCGGCAGAACTTGGAGCTGCCGTCACCAAAATACATGCCTTGGTCAACAGACTCAATGGTGTCATGGCGGCAGAAGAGCCGAATATTCATGCAATCTTGCAGGATACTCGTGAAGTCATGCAAAACATCAAGGAGTTGAGTGGTGACGCAAAACGCTACCCTTCCGGTATATTCTTTGGTAAACCGCCAAGCAAATCCTCGCCAGAAAGCAAGTAG
- a CDS encoding ABC transporter ATP-binding protein, giving the protein MSNKHTPIISVKNLTCGYDDTVVLKDISFDIMQGEVFVILGGSGCGKSTLLKNMIGLYTPMKGHVFYGEKDLVIANETDRADIIRRFGVMYQMGALFGSMSLLQNVMLPLEEFTSLPHEAMTMIAKSKLAMVNLENAFYKMPSALSGGMKKRAAIARAMALDPQILFLDEPGAGLDPISSAELDELILNLAHTLGITFVIVTHELESVYKTADRVIMLDKDQKSIVAQGDPKELRDSSETLLVKRFFHRMPSLGKATDEAKCLPLNEG; this is encoded by the coding sequence TTGAGCAACAAGCATACCCCCATCATCAGCGTCAAGAATCTCACCTGCGGATATGATGACACCGTCGTGCTGAAAGATATCAGCTTTGATATCATGCAAGGTGAAGTCTTCGTGATTCTGGGTGGCTCAGGCTGTGGGAAATCGACTTTGCTCAAAAACATGATTGGCCTTTACACCCCAATGAAAGGCCATGTTTTCTACGGAGAAAAAGATCTGGTCATTGCCAATGAAACAGACCGGGCAGACATCATTCGTCGTTTCGGAGTCATGTACCAAATGGGAGCCTTGTTCGGGTCCATGTCACTTCTTCAGAACGTCATGCTGCCTTTGGAAGAATTTACCTCCCTCCCTCATGAAGCGATGACGATGATAGCAAAATCGAAACTCGCCATGGTCAATTTGGAAAATGCATTCTACAAAATGCCGTCAGCCCTGAGCGGCGGCATGAAAAAACGCGCGGCCATAGCAAGAGCCATGGCTTTGGATCCCCAAATCCTTTTTCTGGATGAACCAGGAGCCGGGCTTGACCCGATCTCGTCAGCGGAACTGGATGAACTCATACTCAACCTGGCCCACACTCTCGGCATTACTTTTGTTATCGTCACCCATGAATTGGAATCAGTCTATAAAACGGCAGATAGGGTGATAATGCTCGACAAGGATCAAAAATCCATTGTGGCGCAAGGGGACCCTAAAGAACTACGAGACTCTTCGGAGACTCTTTTGGTCAAACGATTCTTTCATCGCATGCCTTCGCTTGGAAAAGCCACGGATGAAGCCAAATGCCTCCCGTTAAATGAAGGATAG
- a CDS encoding ABC transporter permease — protein MDLSLQQSPLLPDLPGARFEKTTDNRGLKLNLYGLFDATGTAHVWENIMETARKTTHRSITADCSGIVSMDGAGIALLLKIREEAILTGRTFNLLNLKDEYVKLINLTWDCGLPQWEQTEKERRGFVQRVGEAANAILADIHEMVAFVGESSILLGKTALHPQRVRWKDVVISCINIGVDSLFIITLIGFLMGLIMSFQSAISLQQFGGEIFVPNMLGLVMFREMGPLVTSILLAARSGSAFAAEIGTMKINEELDALTTMGLSPMQFMVLPKLISAVAMVPLMTIFFNLASLVGGALVMLSLGFPLVTFSSRIFANLDFLDFWGGMLKAVVFAMLVSGVGCLRGLQTRSGASAVGLSTTSAVVSGIVLIAFADGLFAVAFYYLGW, from the coding sequence ATGGACCTCTCGTTGCAACAAAGCCCACTCCTTCCAGACCTTCCAGGTGCCAGATTCGAAAAGACAACTGACAACCGTGGATTAAAACTGAATCTCTATGGACTATTTGATGCGACAGGCACTGCTCATGTCTGGGAAAACATCATGGAGACAGCCAGGAAAACAACGCATCGATCAATAACAGCAGACTGCTCAGGCATAGTCAGCATGGATGGAGCAGGCATCGCTCTGCTACTCAAAATCAGGGAAGAAGCGATCTTGACAGGCAGGACATTCAACCTGCTGAACCTCAAGGACGAATATGTCAAACTCATCAATCTGACATGGGATTGTGGACTCCCACAGTGGGAACAAACGGAGAAAGAACGACGCGGATTTGTCCAGAGAGTGGGAGAAGCAGCCAATGCAATCCTTGCAGATATTCACGAAATGGTTGCTTTTGTCGGTGAATCTTCAATACTGCTAGGCAAGACTGCACTGCATCCGCAGAGAGTGCGCTGGAAAGACGTTGTCATTTCCTGCATCAATATTGGTGTGGACTCACTCTTCATTATTACTTTGATCGGTTTTTTAATGGGACTGATCATGTCCTTTCAGTCTGCTATCAGCCTACAGCAATTCGGAGGCGAAATATTTGTTCCGAACATGCTGGGGCTTGTCATGTTTCGAGAGATGGGGCCTCTCGTCACTTCCATTCTCCTTGCAGCCAGGTCCGGGTCCGCGTTTGCTGCGGAAATCGGAACCATGAAAATCAATGAGGAATTGGATGCCCTGACAACCATGGGCCTCTCCCCCATGCAATTCATGGTTCTTCCGAAGCTCATATCTGCGGTTGCCATGGTCCCGCTTATGACAATTTTTTTCAATCTCGCCAGCTTGGTAGGCGGCGCTCTGGTCATGCTCTCTCTCGGGTTCCCCCTGGTGACATTTTCATCACGTATCTTCGCAAATCTCGATTTTCTTGATTTCTGGGGCGGCATGCTCAAAGCGGTCGTCTTTGCAATGCTTGTCTCAGGAGTCGGATGCTTGCGAGGGTTGCAAACCCGAAGCGGGGCCAGTGCCGTTGGTCTATCCACGACCAGTGCAGTGGTTTCAGGAATAGTCCTTATAGCATTTGCAGACGGACTTTTCGCCGTTGCTTTCTACTACTTGGGATGGTGA
- a CDS encoding Lrp/AsnC family transcriptional regulator: MNNRKIDDLDLKILNILQEDGRVSNAEIARKVGKAPSAVLERVRKLRRHGIIKGYECIVDHKRLGSGLTAFTSIRVEEGVGATEVGQRLSEFPEVLEVHYTAGRDSYLVKVRVQDTEALQATLAKFGTIMAVRDTNSTIVLTTVKESRVIPLPSTNE, encoded by the coding sequence ATGAATAATAGAAAGATTGACGATTTAGACCTAAAAATCCTGAATATACTTCAGGAGGACGGCAGGGTTTCCAATGCTGAAATAGCTCGAAAGGTAGGCAAAGCTCCTTCTGCCGTTTTAGAGCGGGTACGCAAACTGCGTCGGCATGGTATTATCAAGGGATACGAATGTATCGTGGATCATAAACGGCTCGGGAGTGGCTTGACCGCTTTCACTTCAATCCGTGTGGAAGAAGGGGTCGGTGCGACAGAGGTCGGGCAACGGCTTTCGGAATTTCCAGAAGTCCTTGAAGTCCATTACACGGCAGGACGAGACTCTTATCTTGTCAAAGTTCGTGTGCAGGACACTGAAGCTCTTCAAGCGACACTGGCTAAATTCGGCACGATTATGGCTGTACGGGATACCAACTCCACCATTGTTTTGACAACGGTCAAGGAGTCACGAGTTATTCCGCTTCCATCAACTAACGAATAA